From Paenibacillus sp. V4I7, one genomic window encodes:
- the ispE gene encoding 4-(cytidine 5'-diphospho)-2-C-methyl-D-erythritol kinase — translation MKIFEKAPAKINLSLDVLHKRSDGYHEVEMVMTMVDLADRIEMQELSRDTIIISSQAGYIPLDEKNLAFQAARLIKDRYDVKQGVYIHLDKQIPVAAGLAGGSSDAAATLRGLNRLWDLNIPMEELQVLGAELGSDVPFCVTGGTAVARGRGEKLEPIVSPPQCWVVLAKPPINVSTSEIYGKLNAREIKNHPSTEGVLNAIREKRFDQLCGSLGNVLEEVTLDLYPEVRHLKECMQRLGADGVLMSGSGPTVFGLVSKEAKVPRIYNGLRGFCKDVYAVRMLT, via the coding sequence ATGAAAATTTTTGAAAAAGCACCGGCTAAAATCAATTTATCCCTTGATGTTTTACATAAAAGATCAGACGGTTACCATGAAGTTGAGATGGTCATGACGATGGTAGATCTAGCAGATCGGATCGAAATGCAGGAGCTTTCGCGGGACACCATCATCATTTCCAGTCAGGCGGGTTATATTCCGCTCGATGAGAAGAACCTAGCCTTTCAGGCGGCACGCCTTATCAAGGATCGATACGACGTCAAACAGGGCGTGTACATCCATTTGGACAAGCAGATCCCCGTAGCGGCAGGTCTAGCAGGGGGCAGCAGCGATGCGGCAGCGACGCTTAGAGGTTTGAATCGGCTTTGGGACTTAAACATCCCTATGGAAGAGCTGCAGGTGCTTGGAGCGGAGCTTGGCTCGGATGTACCTTTCTGCGTAACGGGAGGGACGGCTGTCGCTAGAGGACGTGGAGAGAAGCTGGAACCGATCGTCTCGCCGCCTCAGTGCTGGGTCGTACTTGCGAAACCGCCTATCAATGTGTCCACATCGGAGATTTACGGGAAGCTGAATGCTCGGGAGATTAAGAATCATCCTTCGACGGAAGGTGTGCTAAACGCGATTCGGGAGAAGCGATTCGATCAGCTTTGCGGAAGCCTCGGCAATGTGCTTGAGGAAGTGACGCTGGACCTTTATCCTGAGGTGAGACATCTCAAAGAATGCATGCAGAGGCTTGGTGCGGATGGTGTATTGATGTCGGGCAGCGGACCGACGGTATTCGGTCTCGTATCCAAGGAAGCGAAGGTACCCCGGATTTATAACGGGCTGCGTGGATTTTGTAAGGATGTTTACGCAGTGCGGATGTTGACGTAG